One genomic region from Bufo bufo chromosome 3, aBufBuf1.1, whole genome shotgun sequence encodes:
- the LOC120995157 gene encoding uncharacterized protein LOC120995157 isoform X2 produces MEDHNFIRTRKLYQITKKMDCPAKIYVYHLLTFPDFQINKNTEWLKRSASTKLKNYIQKEDAKGINIYMVLFPKLSDHTNHITSGEVAHLREKIDPRVRNKIQEFYRTGIRKKSELKRLVEHFVKKDLFLNVEVPEDTRRRYYPTIKDIANIISRSRHDGHSSLFDQGKLLQLIEEWQHENPSYSMFSRPHTVSEEPKAEQNFLFCYQSEWQKKILVQYGNEMTLLDATYRTTRYALPLYFLCVRTNVCYAVVGAFVLQQERTEDIVESLKIIAGWNTAWAPSCFMVDFCLEEINAIEQVFPDADIKLCDFHREKAWTEWLNKKDHGVRAHKKEILALLRNVALTTKMEDHELALKVLTSSNIWKQSKTLRAWLSHKWLPDIKKWAHVYRKSTQVIGVNTNNGLERQHETLKYSYLDGYRNCLLSDMISVLHHGFFPDTFKKYMEKNLRSCEHYRKYAVNVPNFLKNRPREMLSHVMQRYFSSLDETHILQRDEQHGIFKVQSESDSNLSYSLDLSGELPDCGCKDWQRYLLPCKHMCAVFRTTSFQWENLNPAYTGNPLFALDTECFKTVINQTPKKHNVGLTPGPYPELASDFSGEVLQGLPPRRRRKRTGVIRECRKSLKRLEDLTFVLDDQTLQDFSLHLKNLVVDLSEKTPKSHGLILLDSTLNMDTTGFKDLPERRYGKSKQPELKRFGKKADQIKEDLCQRIGLSDEPDRISSEEETSQSIWLTVNKFKLTLQDRDVISKGLWLDDQIINASQIILSQKHVDVSGFMDTVVLAHSEVALSKCHQVIQIHHVGMHWLLSHQFDDNVTIYDSLATTSFSDTLKEQLIKLYRPLFTGENKTLEINATCCQTQKGASDCGVFAIANGLALLEGVNLRNIQFIQDEMRPHLISCLERGEFSMFPYEEQTRRRIPTSKVVLTTYCICHIYKSREPMIECSGCKSWYHFCCLNLQKKCKYVSSKKRFFCSLCTK; encoded by the exons gtaGCACATTTGCGTGAGAAAATTGATCCTAGAGTTCGAAATAAAATTCAAGAATTTTACCGCACTGGTATCAGAAAAAAAAGTGAGCTGAAAAGATTGGTGGAACACTTTGTTAAAAAAGATTTATTTCTGAATGTTGAGGTTCCAGAAGACACAAGACGGAGATATTATCCCACTATAAAAGACATTGCCAATATAATTTCACGATCAAGGCATGATGGACATAGCTCATTATTTGATCAAGGGAAGCTACTGCAGCTTATAGAGGAATGGCAACACGAAAATCCTTCTTACAGTATGTTTAGCAGGCCTCATACAGTTTCTGAAGAGCCAAAAGCAgagcaaaattttttattttgctacCAGTctgaatggcaaaaaaaaatacttgTTCAGTATGGTAATGAAATGACATTACTGGATGCCACATACAGAACAACCAGATATGCGTTACCACTGTATTTCCTTTGTGTGCGCACAAATGTGTGCTATGCAGTGGTAGGGGCATTTGTTCTCCAGCAAGAACGAACTGAGGACATTGTGGAGTCATTAAAAATTATCGCAGGTTGGAATACAGCCTGGGCCCCATCATGTTTTATGGTAGATTTCTGCCTCGAAGAAATTAACGCTATTGAGCAAGTGTTTCCAG ATGCTGATATTAAACTATGTGACTTCCATCGAGAAAAGGCATGGACCGAATGGTTAAACAAAAAGGACCATGGTGTCCGTGCCCATAAGAAGGAAATTCTTGCCTTACTGCGGAATGTTGCCCTTACAACAAAAATGGAAGATCATGAGCTAGCGTTAAAGGTCCTAACCAGCAGTAACATTTGGAAACAATCGAAAACATTAAGAGCTTGGCTTTCACATAAGTGgttaccagacatcaag AAATGGGCTCACGTGTATAGAAAAAGTACCCAAGTGATTGGTGTTAATACGAATAACGGTTTGGAGCGGCAACATGAGACCTTGAAGTATTCCTATTTGGATGGCTACAGAAACTGCTTGTTAAGCGACATGATCAGTGTTCTTCACCACGGATTCTTTCCAGATACCTTCAAAAA GTATATGGAAAAGAACCTACGCAGTTGTGAGCACTACCGAAAATATGCAGTCAATGTTCCAAACTTCCTCAAAAACCGCCCGCGAGAGATGTTATCACATGTCATGCAGCGCTACTTTAGTAGCTTGGATGAGACTCACATTCTACAAAGGGATGAGCAACATGGGATATTCAAAGTTCAAAGTGAATCGGATAGCAATTTATCTTACAGTCTTGACCTTTCTGGAGAGTTGCCAGACTGTGGCTGTAAGGACTGGCAAAGATACTTGTTGCCATGTAAACACATGTGTGCTGTATTCAGGACAACCTCTTTTCAGTGGGAAAATTTAAACCCTGCTTACACTGGGAACCCACTGTTTGCACTTGACACCGAGTGCTTTAAGACTGTTATCAATCAAACCCCTAAAAAACACAATGTTGGCTTAACTCCTGGGCCATATCCAGAGCTGGCATCTGATTTTTCTGGTGAAGTTTTGCAAGGGTTACCACCACGGCGAAGGAGAAAACGCACAGGTGTCATTAGAGAATGTCGTAAAAGCTTAAAACGACTAGAGGATTTGACATTTGTTTTGGATGACCAGACATTGCAAGACTTtagtttgcatttaaaaaatttggtggTGGATTTAAGTGAAAAGACTCCTAAATCACATGGATTGATCCTACTGGATTCCACCCTAAATATGGATACGACAGGATTCAAAGATCTACCAGAAAGAAGATATGGAAAATCCAAGCAGCCAGAGTTGAAACGGTTTGGCAAAAAAGCTGATCAAATCAAAGAGGATCTTTGTCAGAGAATTGGATTATCTGATGAGCCAGATAGGATATCGTcagaggaggagacatcacagtCAATCTGGCTAACTGTGAATAAGTTTAAGTTGACACTTCAAGATAGAGATGTAATATCTAAAGGCCTGTGGTTGGATGACCAGATAATTAATGCTAGTCAGATCATTCTGTCCCAAAAACATGTGGATGTGTCAGGATTTATGGACACTGTTGTCCTTGCACACTCAGAGGTAGCATTGTCTAAGTGTCACCAGGTCATTCAGATACATCATGTTGGCATGCACTGGTTGCTGTCTCATCAGTTTGATGATAATGTTACAATTTATGATTCTTTGGCCACAACCTCTTTTTCAGACACCCTAAAAGAACAGCTAATCAAGCTGTACAGACCATTATTTACTGGTGAAAACAAAACACTAGAAATAAATGCAACCTGTTGTCAGACACAGAAGGGGGCCAGCGATTGTGGTGTATTTGCAATTGCAAATGGCCTAGCTTTGCTGGAAGGGGTCAATTTAAGAAATATACAATTCATCCAGGATGAAATGCGGCCTCACCTTATTTCCTGCCTAGAAAGGGGAGAATTTAGCATGTTTCCCTATGAGGAACAAACAAGGAGGAGAATACCTACAAGCAAGGTAGTACTCACAACATATTGCATTTGCCACATTTATAAAAGTAGAGAGCCCATGATAGAATGCTCTGGGTGCAAGTCGTGGTACCACTTTTGTTGTTTAAATCttcaaaaaaaatgcaaatatgttaGTTCCAAAAAGCGTTTTTTTTGCTCACTTTGTACGAAATAG